The following are encoded together in the Enterobacteriaceae endosymbiont of Plateumaris sericea genome:
- a CDS encoding toprim domain-containing protein → ENGYKIQDLKVISHSKIVNTGTKIRFWPNKCFFDHSTFLVSNLINLLKAKAVLCPGLKVYFKNKNTQDNYYWHYKDGLSDYLTNSIKNITTIPNIPFTGKYYNDKKHIDWALFWVPESNHFLTESYVNLIPTTYGGTHVNGLRLGLLDAMRNFCHFHNILPRNIKLLGEDIWNHCSYVLSIKVQDPQFTGQTKERLSSRQCTIFVSNIIRDSFVLWLNQNIKIGTYLADMVISNAQKRIRESKKLVKKKNNISSILPGKLADCIIHNSHNTELFLVEGDSAGGSAKQARDRYYQAVMPLKGKILNTWEINSEEILSSQEIYDISLAIGIYPNNNDLKKLRYNKICILADADSDGLHIATLLCALFIRHFLPLVKEGHIYVAMPPLYRIDLGKEVFYALDENEKITILNKLKNRKNKINVQRFKGLGEMNPIQLRETTLNPVSRRLVQLIINNTDKEINKSLSIMDMLLSKKRAEDRRKWLQKKGDISNI, encoded by the coding sequence GAAAATGGATATAAGATTCAAGATCTTAAAGTTATAAGTCATTCTAAAATAGTAAATACTGGAACAAAAATAAGATTTTGGCCTAATAAATGTTTTTTTGATCATTCTACTTTTTTAGTTTCTAATTTAATAAATTTATTAAAAGCTAAAGCTGTATTATGTCCAGGATTAAAAGTATATTTCAAAAATAAAAATACACAAGACAATTATTATTGGCATTATAAAGATGGTTTATCTGATTATTTAACAAATTCTATAAAAAATATTACTACAATACCTAATATTCCATTTACAGGTAAATATTATAATGATAAAAAACATATAGATTGGGCTTTATTTTGGGTTCCAGAAAGTAATCATTTTCTTACAGAAAGTTATGTTAATTTAATTCCGACAACATATGGAGGAACACATGTTAATGGATTACGTTTAGGATTATTAGATGCTATGCGTAATTTTTGTCATTTTCATAATATTTTACCTAGAAATATAAAATTGTTAGGAGAAGATATTTGGAATCATTGTTCTTATGTTTTATCTATAAAAGTTCAAGATCCACAATTTACAGGTCAAACTAAAGAAAGATTATCTTCACGTCAATGTACAATATTTGTTTCTAATATTATTAGAGATTCTTTTGTTTTATGGTTAAATCAAAATATTAAAATTGGAACTTATTTAGCTGATATGGTAATTTCTAACGCTCAAAAACGTATTAGAGAATCAAAAAAATTAGTTAAAAAGAAAAATAATATTAGTTCCATATTACCAGGTAAATTAGCTGATTGTATAATACATAACTCTCATAATACAGAACTTTTTTTAGTAGAAGGAGATTCTGCTGGAGGATCAGCTAAACAAGCTAGAGATAGATATTATCAAGCAGTTATGCCTTTAAAAGGGAAAATTTTAAATACATGGGAAATTAATTCTGAAGAAATTTTGTCTTCACAAGAAATATATGATATTTCTCTTGCAATAGGAATTTATCCTAATAATAATGATCTTAAAAAATTAAGATATAATAAAATTTGTATTTTAGCTGATGCTGATTCTGATGGATTACATATTGCTACATTATTATGTGCTTTATTTATTCGTCATTTTTTACCATTAGTAAAAGAAGGTCATATTTATGTTGCTATGCCTCCTTTATATCGTATTGATTTAGGTAAAGAAGTATTTTATGCTTTAGATGAAAATGAAAAAATTACTATTTTAAATAAATTAAAAAATAGAAAAAATAAAATTAATGTTCAAAGATTTAAAGGATTAGGAGAAATGAATCCTATTCAATTAAGAGAAACAACATTAAACCCTGTTAGCAGAAGATTAGTACAACTAATAATTAATAATACTGATAAAGAAATAAATAAATCATTATCTATTATGGATATGTTACTTTCTAAAAAAAGAGCTGAAGATCGTCGTAAATGGTTACAAAAAAAAGGTGATATTTCTAATATATAA
- a CDS encoding cytochrome ubiquinol oxidase subunit I produces MLNVIELSRLQFAITAMYHFIFVPLTLGMSFLLAIMETLYVLSGNIIYKDMTQFWGKLFGINFALGVATGLTMEFQFGTNWSYYSHYVGDIFGAPLAIEGLMAFFLESTFVGLFFLGWNRLNKIQHMIVTWLVAIGSNFSALWILIANAWMQNPIASHFNYKNMRMEMDNFWDLIFNPVAQVKFVHTVSAGYTTAAIFIIGISSYYFLKKRDIIFAKKSIIIASSFGLASIFSVVVLGDESGYQLGEVQKTKLAAIEAEWETQKPPASFTIIGFPNQESQLNKYSIEIPYVLGLIATRSTNIPIIGIKDLIKNHELKITNGLKALIILEKIQNGKANNNNINYFNKVKEDLGYGFLVKQYTNDINHVNINQIKKIAINTIPSVFPLFFAFRIMVLSSVILLITIILVFINILNNKLINKIYLLKFCLYIIPLPWIASESGWFISEYGRQPWAIGEILPTFMAGSSIKMIDVLFSTITIFIFYTILLLIELYLMFKIARIGPSNLNTGKYYFEKKDFSNKL; encoded by the coding sequence ATGTTAAATGTTATTGAATTATCAAGATTACAATTTGCAATAACAGCAATGTATCATTTTATATTTGTTCCTTTAACATTAGGTATGTCTTTTTTATTAGCTATAATGGAAACTTTATATGTTTTATCAGGAAATATAATATACAAAGACATGACACAATTTTGGGGAAAATTATTTGGTATAAATTTTGCTTTAGGAGTAGCTACTGGATTAACAATGGAATTCCAATTTGGAACTAATTGGTCATATTATTCACATTACGTCGGAGATATTTTTGGTGCTCCATTAGCAATTGAAGGATTGATGGCTTTTTTTCTTGAATCAACATTTGTTGGTTTATTTTTTTTAGGATGGAATCGTTTAAATAAAATTCAACATATGATTGTAACATGGTTAGTAGCAATTGGTTCTAATTTTTCTGCTCTATGGATTCTTATAGCTAATGCATGGATGCAAAATCCAATAGCTTCTCATTTTAATTATAAAAATATGAGAATGGAAATGGATAATTTTTGGGATTTAATTTTTAATCCTGTAGCACAAGTAAAATTTGTACATACTGTTTCAGCAGGATATACAACAGCAGCAATATTTATAATTGGTATTAGTTCTTATTATTTTTTAAAAAAAAGAGATATTATATTTGCAAAAAAATCAATAATTATTGCTTCTAGTTTTGGTTTAGCTTCTATTTTTTCTGTAGTAGTTCTTGGTGATGAATCAGGTTATCAATTAGGAGAAGTACAAAAAACTAAACTTGCTGCTATTGAAGCAGAATGGGAAACACAAAAACCACCAGCATCATTTACTATTATAGGTTTTCCTAACCAGGAATCTCAATTAAATAAATATTCAATAGAAATTCCTTATGTATTAGGTTTAATAGCTACAAGGTCTACAAATATTCCTATAATAGGAATTAAAGATTTAATTAAAAATCATGAATTAAAAATTACTAATGGTTTAAAAGCATTAATTATACTAGAAAAAATACAAAACGGTAAAGCTAATAATAACAATATAAATTATTTTAATAAAGTTAAAGAAGATTTAGGATATGGTTTTTTAGTAAAACAATATACTAATGATATAAATCATGTCAATATTAATCAAATTAAAAAAATTGCTATAAATACTATACCATCAGTATTTCCTTTATTTTTTGCTTTTCGAATTATGGTTCTTTCTAGTGTTATTTTATTAATTACTATTATTTTAGTATTTATTAATATATTAAACAATAAATTAATAAATAAGATATATTTATTAAAATTTTGTCTATATATAATTCCATTACCTTGGATTGCATCTGAGTCAGGATGGTTTATTTCTGAATATGGTAGACAACCATGGGCAATAGGTGAAATATTACCTACATTTATGGCTGGTTCATCAATTAAAATGATTGATGTTTTATTTTCTACTATTACTATTTTTATTTTTTATACAATATTATTATTAATTGAGTTATATTTAATGTTTAAAATAGCTCGTATTGGTCCTAGTAACTTAAATACAGGAAAATATTATTTTGAAAAAAAAGATTTTTCTAATAAATTATAA
- a CDS encoding amino acid permease yields MIKNKKDIKKKIDVNRHNLNNRKSKYNQVMTNRHIQMISLGGAIGSGFFLGTGYRIHNMGIGLIIIYLLCGLFCFFIMRALGELLLYRPSSGSFVSYTSEFLGNKAAYICGWMYFMNWIITGIIDITAITIYMYYWNIFHFLPQWSIALITVIIIGTINIIGVKWFAEMEFWFSIIKVIAIILFLIIGSIIFYNHYDMQNNGYNFILKGNYNIFPNGFFSSISLIQGVIFSFASIELIGTASEECKNPKKILPKAINNIIFRIIIFYVGSILLLILLMPWNEYQAYESPFITFFNKMGLKYISGIMNFIVLSAAFSSLNSGLYSTGRILRSLAIRKCAPKIMAKMNNNKIPYVGIIITLICYILGIYLNYKFSYKIFENMISISSLGIVSTWTFIILCQMKLRKAINEGKIKKINFRMPGAPFTSWLTLCFLFLVTISMFFKYPNYIYLIILIPVIIITLCIGWLKIKKNVKDYEKKKNK; encoded by the coding sequence ATGATAAAAAATAAAAAGGATATTAAAAAAAAAATAGATGTTAATAGGCATAATTTAAATAATCGAAAATCTAAATATAATCAAGTAATGACTAATCGTCATATACAAATGATTTCACTTGGTGGTGCTATCGGATCTGGTTTTTTTTTAGGAACAGGATACAGAATACATAATATGGGAATAGGATTAATTATAATATATTTATTATGTGGTCTTTTTTGTTTTTTTATTATGAGAGCATTAGGAGAATTATTATTATATAGACCTTCTAGTGGAAGTTTTGTATCTTATACTTCAGAATTTTTAGGTAATAAAGCAGCATATATATGTGGTTGGATGTATTTTATGAATTGGATAATAACTGGTATTATTGATATAACAGCTATAACAATTTATATGTATTATTGGAATATATTTCATTTTTTACCACAATGGTCAATAGCTTTAATTACAGTAATAATTATTGGAACTATAAATATTATAGGAGTTAAATGGTTTGCTGAAATGGAATTCTGGTTTTCCATAATAAAAGTTATAGCAATTATACTCTTTCTTATAATTGGTTCAATAATATTTTATAATCATTATGATATGCAAAATAATGGATATAATTTTATATTAAAAGGAAATTATAATATATTTCCTAATGGTTTTTTTTCATCAATCTCTTTAATTCAAGGTGTAATATTTTCTTTTGCTTCTATAGAATTAATTGGTACAGCTTCAGAAGAATGTAAAAATCCTAAAAAAATCTTACCTAAAGCCATTAATAATATTATTTTTAGAATTATTATTTTTTACGTAGGATCAATATTATTATTAATTCTGTTAATGCCATGGAATGAATATCAAGCTTATGAAAGTCCTTTTATTACATTTTTTAATAAAATGGGTTTAAAATATATAAGTGGAATAATGAATTTTATTGTTTTAAGTGCAGCTTTTTCTAGTTTAAATTCAGGACTGTATTCTACAGGTAGAATTTTAAGATCTTTAGCCATTAGAAAATGTGCTCCTAAAATAATGGCTAAAATGAATAATAATAAAATTCCTTATGTTGGTATAATTATCACACTTATATGTTATATATTAGGAATATATTTAAATTATAAATTTTCTTATAAAATATTTGAAAATATGATAAGTATTTCTTCTTTAGGAATTGTTTCTACATGGACTTTTATTATTCTTTGTCAAATGAAACTAAGAAAAGCTATTAATGAAGGTAAAATTAAAAAAATTAATTTTAGAATGCCAGGTGCTCCATTTACTTCATGGTTAACTTTATGTTTTCTTTTTCTTGTAACTATTTCAATGTTTTTTAAATATCCTAATTATATATATTTAATAATATTAATACCTGTAATAATAATTACATTATGTATAGGATGGTTAAAAATTAAAAAAAACGTAAAAGATTATGAAAAGAAAAAAAATAAATAA
- a CDS encoding ATP-binding protein has protein sequence MNNLNKYNADAIEVLEGLDPVRRRPGMYTDLTRPNHLGQEVIDNSVDEALSGYAKNIEVILYKDQSLEIIDDGRGMPVDIHPQEKIPAIELILCRLHAGSKFSNKNYNFSGGLHGVGISVVNALSKKMKVTIFRHGKIYTIIF, from the coding sequence ATGAATAATTTAAATAAATATAACGCTGATGCTATTGAAGTATTAGAAGGATTAGATCCTGTTAGACGTAGACCAGGAATGTATACAGATCTTACTAGACCTAATCATTTAGGTCAAGAAGTTATTGATAATAGTGTAGATGAAGCATTGTCTGGTTATGCAAAAAATATTGAAGTAATTTTATATAAAGATCAATCATTAGAAATTATTGATGATGGTAGGGGTATGCCTGTTGATATACATCCTCAAGAAAAAATTCCTGCTATTGAACTTATTTTATGTCGTTTACATGCAGGAAGCAAATTTTCTAATAAAAATTATAATTTTTCTGGTGGATTGCATGGAGTTGGAATTTCTGTAGTAAATGCATTATCCAAAAAAATGAAAGTTACTATATTTCGTCATGGTAAAATTTATACTATAATTTTTGA
- the cydX gene encoding cytochrome bd-I oxidase subunit CydX — MAMNMWYFTWFIGVLLACFFSIIIALTIEYKEK; from the coding sequence ATGGCAATGAATATGTGGTATTTTACATGGTTTATAGGTGTTTTATTAGCATGTTTTTTTAGTATAATAATTGCTTTAACTATAGAATATAAAGAGAAATAA
- a CDS encoding 2-oxoglutarate dehydrogenase E1 component: MNNYNRSLTKNFLDTNISYIEELYQKFLTDPYSIDESWRNFFQIFINNLNSNQTDYFNQKNINNNYKNDLYFIEKINQLINNFRLLGHYYANINPLQLHKKKLSNIFNIENYGFNNENLNKKFKINNFFKKMSIIDIYYFFKNIYCSSIGIEYMHIYFHERIWIQNKIELIKKNFYDNEKKIFLEELITSTIFEKFISKKFPGAKRFSLEGCDVLIPMLKEIIRYSSNNENNITEIILGMAHRGRLNVLINIMGKKIKDIMNEFSNIITSKNYIDDVKYHVGYNCSIKIKNRIIKLQLAFNPSHLEVINSIVMGITRAKNDCLKENNQNNKILPINIHGDSSIIGQGVVQEVLNMSNTRGYSVNGTIHIIINNQIGFTTSNIKDTRSSYYCSDIAKMIQSPVFHVNADNIEDVIFISRIAIDFRNTFNRDVFIDLVSYRRYGHHESDDPYITQPIMYYKIKNHLIAQELYSSKLILDKIIDKNDYLNLITKYYNLLNKGDYIIKTNLIKNHQNKLNNQKIINKKYLKNLLIKISTIPKNFNAHPRIKKIFLDRINTVNTKINWGTAENLAYANIINNGISCRLTGQDVKRGTFSHRHAVIYDQLNGNSYYPLKNIKKKQGTFYIYNSILSEEAILGFEYGYSITNSNTLTIWESQFGDFSNGAQIIIDQFISSGEKKWNYKSGLIIMLPHGYDGQGPEHSSARIERYLQLSAENNIKICIPSNASQIYHLLYEQAFNIDKKPLIIISAKSLLRYDLATSTLDDLINKKFFSVIDDNKININIKRIIFCSGKIYYDLLNYRNNIEECNILIIRIEQLYPFPLKNLNKIFKKYKIINNIFWCQEEPMNQGAWNYIQYNFQKNFSCTINYIGRTESASSATGHLSIHKQEQQKILYSAFDIKKTL; the protein is encoded by the coding sequence ATGAATAATTATAATAGGAGTCTTACAAAAAATTTTTTAGATACAAATATTTCTTACATAGAAGAATTATATCAAAAATTTTTAACAGATCCTTATTCTATAGATGAATCTTGGAGAAATTTTTTTCAAATATTTATAAATAATTTAAATAGTAATCAAACAGATTATTTTAATCAAAAAAATATTAATAATAACTATAAAAATGATTTATATTTTATAGAAAAAATAAATCAATTAATTAATAATTTCAGATTGTTAGGTCATTATTATGCTAATATAAATCCTTTACAACTTCACAAAAAAAAATTAAGTAATATTTTTAATATAGAAAATTATGGATTTAATAATGAAAATTTAAATAAAAAATTTAAAATAAATAATTTTTTTAAAAAAATGTCAATAATTGATATTTATTATTTTTTTAAAAATATATATTGTAGTTCTATTGGCATAGAATATATGCATATATATTTTCATGAAAGAATTTGGATTCAAAATAAAATAGAACTAATAAAAAAAAATTTTTATGATAATGAAAAAAAAATATTTTTAGAAGAATTAATTACATCAACAATATTTGAAAAATTTATAAGTAAAAAATTTCCAGGAGCAAAAAGATTTTCTTTAGAAGGATGTGATGTTTTAATTCCAATGTTAAAAGAAATAATCCGTTATTCAAGTAATAATGAAAATAATATAACAGAAATAATATTAGGTATGGCTCATAGAGGAAGATTAAATGTTTTAATTAATATTATGGGTAAAAAAATTAAAGATATTATGAATGAATTTTCTAATATTATTACAAGTAAAAATTATATAGATGATGTAAAATATCATGTAGGATATAATTGTAGTATAAAGATAAAAAATAGAATAATAAAATTACAATTAGCATTTAACCCATCACATTTAGAAGTAATTAATTCTATTGTAATGGGCATAACGAGAGCAAAAAATGATTGTTTAAAAGAGAATAATCAAAATAATAAAATATTACCTATTAATATACATGGTGATTCTTCTATTATAGGACAAGGAGTAGTACAAGAAGTTTTAAATATGTCTAATACTAGAGGATATAGTGTTAATGGAACAATTCATATTATTATTAATAATCAAATAGGATTTACAACTTCAAATATTAAAGATACTAGATCTAGTTATTATTGTAGTGATATAGCTAAAATGATTCAGTCTCCTGTATTTCATGTAAATGCTGATAATATAGAAGATGTAATATTTATATCTCGTATAGCTATTGATTTTAGAAATACATTTAATAGAGATGTTTTTATAGATTTAGTTTCTTATAGAAGATATGGACATCATGAATCTGATGATCCTTATATAACACAACCAATAATGTATTATAAAATTAAAAATCATTTAATAGCCCAAGAATTATATTCTTCTAAATTAATTTTAGATAAAATAATAGATAAAAATGATTATTTAAATTTAATAACAAAATATTATAATTTACTTAATAAAGGTGATTATATAATAAAAACTAATCTAATTAAAAATCATCAAAATAAATTAAATAACCAAAAAATTATTAATAAAAAATATTTAAAAAATTTATTAATTAAAATTAGTACTATTCCTAAAAATTTTAATGCACATCCTAGAATAAAAAAAATTTTTTTAGATAGAATAAATACAGTAAATACAAAAATTAACTGGGGAACAGCAGAAAATTTAGCATATGCTAATATTATAAATAATGGAATTTCATGTCGTTTAACTGGACAAGATGTAAAAAGAGGTACTTTTTCACATAGACATGCTGTTATATATGACCAATTAAATGGAAATTCTTACTATCCTTTAAAAAATATTAAAAAAAAACAAGGAACATTTTATATTTATAATTCTATTTTATCAGAAGAAGCTATTTTAGGATTCGAATATGGTTATTCTATAACTAATTCAAATACATTAACAATTTGGGAAAGTCAATTTGGAGATTTTTCTAATGGAGCACAAATTATTATAGATCAATTTATTAGTTCAGGTGAAAAAAAATGGAATTATAAATCAGGTTTAATAATAATGTTACCTCATGGTTATGATGGTCAAGGTCCTGAACATTCTTCTGCTAGAATAGAAAGATATCTACAATTAAGTGCAGAAAATAATATAAAGATTTGTATACCATCTAACGCTTCACAAATATATCATTTACTATATGAACAAGCATTTAATATAGATAAAAAACCACTTATTATTATTTCTGCAAAATCTCTTTTAAGATATGATTTAGCTACATCAACTTTAGATGATTTAATAAATAAAAAATTTTTTTCTGTTATAGATGATAATAAAATTAATATAAATATTAAACGTATTATTTTTTGTTCAGGAAAAATATATTATGATTTATTAAATTATAGAAATAATATAGAAGAATGTAATATATTAATTATTAGAATTGAACAATTATATCCATTTCCATTAAAAAATTTAAATAAGATTTTTAAAAAATATAAAATAATTAATAATATTTTTTGGTGTCAAGAAGAACCTATGAATCAAGGAGCTTGGAATTATATTCAATATAATTTTCAAAAAAATTTTTCCTGTACAATTAATTATATAGGTAGAACTGAATCTGCTTCTTCAGCTACAGGTCATTTATCTATACATAAACAAGAACAACAAAAAATATTATACTCAGCATTTGATATTAAAAAAACTTTATAA
- the cydB gene encoding cytochrome d ubiquinol oxidase subunit II: protein MLDYDILRIIWWFLIGILVIGFLITDGLDMGVGILLFIIGKNNIERRIMINSIAPHWDGNQVWLITVGGALFAAWPIVYATLFSNFYIPMIIMLLSLFLRPVGFEYRSKIKDNKWQKICDILISIGSIIPPIIIGLAMGNLLKGIPFYIDKYFRIHSELNFLNLFNKFSIMISITSFIMFINQASTYLQFRINDKYISYRTNIITQISSIMLIIFFILSFINTIFYIKGYKVNTLIENNFNNIINKKEILYSYGFWFSNFQKHYYLLIIPLLCLILPIFTIIFSRYKKKLMTFICSSLTIIFIVCTIGITMFPLIIPSNIMPSHSLTMWNATSSKLTLSIMLYAAIIFIPIILSYTFWCYKKMFFSLTREEIKNNTNNYY from the coding sequence ATGTTAGATTATGATATTTTACGTATAATTTGGTGGTTTTTAATTGGAATTTTAGTTATTGGTTTTCTTATTACTGATGGTTTAGATATGGGAGTAGGAATTTTACTATTTATAATAGGTAAAAATAATATTGAAAGAAGAATTATGATAAATAGTATTGCTCCTCATTGGGATGGTAATCAAGTGTGGTTAATTACAGTAGGAGGAGCATTATTTGCAGCTTGGCCTATTGTTTATGCTACACTTTTTTCTAATTTTTATATACCAATGATAATAATGTTATTATCTTTATTTTTACGTCCAGTAGGATTTGAATATCGTTCTAAAATAAAAGATAATAAATGGCAAAAAATATGTGATATATTAATTTCTATAGGTAGTATTATTCCTCCTATAATAATAGGATTAGCTATGGGTAATTTATTAAAAGGTATTCCTTTTTATATTGATAAATATTTTCGCATCCATTCTGAATTAAATTTTTTAAATTTATTTAATAAATTTAGTATAATGATTAGTATCACTAGTTTTATTATGTTTATTAATCAAGCATCTACTTATTTACAATTTAGAATAAATGATAAATATATTAGTTATAGAACTAATATTATTACGCAAATATCATCAATAATGTTGATTATTTTTTTTATATTATCTTTTATTAATACTATTTTTTATATTAAAGGATATAAAGTAAATACATTAATAGAAAATAATTTTAATAATATTATTAATAAAAAAGAAATTTTATATTCATATGGTTTTTGGTTTTCTAATTTCCAAAAACATTATTATTTGTTAATAATACCATTATTATGTTTAATATTACCAATTTTTACAATAATATTTTCACGATATAAAAAAAAATTAATGACATTTATTTGTTCTTCATTAACAATTATATTTATAGTATGTACTATAGGTATCACAATGTTTCCTTTAATTATACCTTCTAATATTATGCCATCTCATAGTCTTACTATGTGGAATGCTACATCAAGCAAACTTACATTAAGTATAATGTTATATGCAGCTATTATTTTTATTCCTATTATTTTAAGTTATACTTTTTGGTGTTATAAAAAAATGTTTTTTTCTCTTACTAGAGAAGAAATTAAAAATAATACAAATAATTATTATTAA
- the odhB gene encoding 2-oxoglutarate dehydrogenase complex dihydrolipoyllysine-residue succinyltransferase → MNIINIIVPELPESVNNAIIIKWHKKPGDKIYLDDILVELETDKVVLEIPATNNGVLNSILINNGNIVQSQQIIGTINLKKNLDQNIKLNFIDNKKKKLKEKISNLNIEKITNKTINDFSPSIRRKIQKNNITIEQINNFNNSKINEIKNFKKKEENISLINNYKRVKMTQIRKHIAKRLMESKNNSVMLTTFNEVNMQKILHIKQKYGELFKQKYKIKLGLTSFHVKAVSQALKSFPKLNAFIDGEDIIYNKIYNINIALSTERGLLAPIIKNTNNLSLIDIEKKIKELVTKGNTNKLSIDDLSSGNFTITNGGVFGSLMSTPIINPPQSAILGIHAINNRPFVLNNKISIVPIMYLALSYNHCLIDGKDSIKFLFLIKQLLEDPFRLLLNI, encoded by the coding sequence ATGAATATAATTAATATTATTGTCCCAGAATTACCAGAATCAGTTAATAATGCTATTATAATTAAATGGCATAAAAAACCAGGAGATAAAATATATCTTGATGATATTCTTGTAGAATTAGAAACAGATAAAGTGGTATTAGAAATACCTGCTACTAATAACGGTGTGTTAAATAGTATTTTAATTAACAATGGTAATATTGTACAATCTCAACAAATAATAGGTACGATAAATTTAAAAAAAAATTTAGATCAAAATATTAAATTAAACTTTATAGATAATAAAAAAAAAAAATTAAAAGAAAAAATAAGTAATTTAAATATAGAAAAAATTACAAATAAAACTATTAATGATTTTAGTCCATCTATTCGTAGAAAAATACAAAAAAATAATATTACTATAGAACAAATAAATAATTTTAATAATTCAAAAATAAACGAAATAAAAAATTTTAAAAAAAAAGAAGAAAATATTTCATTAATTAATAATTATAAACGTGTTAAAATGACACAGATCAGAAAACATATTGCTAAAAGATTAATGGAATCAAAAAATAATTCTGTAATGTTAACTACCTTTAATGAAGTTAATATGCAAAAAATTCTTCATATAAAACAAAAATATGGTGAACTATTTAAACAAAAATATAAAATTAAATTAGGTTTAACATCTTTTCATGTTAAAGCTGTTTCTCAAGCTCTTAAATCTTTTCCTAAGCTTAATGCATTTATAGATGGAGAAGATATCATTTATAATAAAATATATAATATTAATATTGCATTATCAACAGAAAGAGGATTATTAGCTCCTATTATAAAAAATACTAATAATTTATCTTTAATTGATATTGAAAAAAAAATAAAGGAATTAGTTACTAAAGGAAATACAAATAAATTATCTATTGATGATTTATCTAGTGGTAATTTTACTATTACTAATGGGGGTGTTTTTGGTTCTCTTATGTCTACACCTATTATAAATCCTCCTCAAAGTGCTATATTAGGAATACATGCAATTAATAATAGACCATTTGTATTAAATAATAAAATTAGTATTGTTCCTATAATGTATTTAGCATTATCATACAATCATTGTTTAATAGATGGAAAAGATTCAATAAAATTTTTATTTTTAATAAAACAATTATTAGAAGATCCATTTCGTTTATTATTAAATATTTAA